The Fundidesulfovibrio soli genomic interval CAGGTTGGGGTTGGAGGCGTCGATATCCCAGACCGTGGCGGCCGAGGGAGGGGCCTGCACGTGCAGCAGGTTGGCCTGGGCCTGGGGGACGGAAGCTGCGTAGAGGGCGTCGAAAGGCGCGAAGAGCTGGTCTTCCAGGCTTGGCAGGGCGAAGGCGGGCGCGGCCAGAATGAACCACAGGCACGCCAGCAGCGCCAGGAATCCGGCCCGGGCCGGCATTGCGCCGGGCGACCGGACAGGCGAAAAAATCCCGAAAAGGAAAACTCCGCGTAGGGCTCGGCAAAACCAGGCCGCTCTGGGCGGGGCGCTCGTCACGCGGTCGCGGCGTCCCGGGGCGCGGCCATTTTCTCGCAGTAGCGGATGAATTTATGGGCTTCGGCGAATTCGGGGTTGAGCTCCGTGGCCTTGCTCAACACGCCGATGCACTGCTGCATGTCCCCTTTGTCGAAATGAACGCGGGCCAGGTTGAAGTAGATGTGCTCGTCGTTGTCGCGAATCTGCAGAGCCCTGCTGAAGAACTGGATGGATTCGTCCAGCAGTCCCTTCTTGCGCAGGTTGATGCCGAAGCTGTTGAGCTTCTGGCTGTATTCCGCGGTGAAGGCGTCGTCGAGACCCATGAGCACGGAGAGCACCTTGTGCAGCTTCGCGAACTCGCCCTGCTCGGTGTAGACGTCGCCCAGGCCGTAGTTGGCGGGCACGCTCAGCTCGTCCACCATCAGGGCCTTGAGGAAGGCGCGCTCCGCGTCGTCGAGCAGCCCCATTGAGAAGAACTTCTCGCCCTGGTCGATCTTGGCCTTGAGGGTTCTCAGGGCGGGCACGGTGTTGGCTTCGTAGTAGCGCGGCTCCGGGGTGTGGGTGCGCATGAACTCGTCGAGCTGCATGGCTTTCCTGATGCCGGAGGGCACGTGGTAGGTGTTGAGCGGCTGCGTCTCCACCTTGGCGGGGTCGAGCTGGCGGGCGTACCAGTAGGTGACCTGTTCGTGCTTGCTTTGTGTTGCGCCTGTGCCGACGTCTTCGATCTTTTGAAGCGAGAACACGCCGAGAATAACCGGAAAATCGCTCATTAGACTCACCAGAGGCAGGGCTGGGATGTGATCGTCTCGCCGGGTGCGTACGCCGCCTAAACTGAAATCATCCTATTGCAGAACGCATCGCGTGTCCAGACGCATGCGCCGGGGTGATTCCGGACAGGCGAATGTGGACTACGCCGGTATGGTATGGATGTCTGATGAGCGCAAGTCGGCTTCAGGGGACCAGGAAACGTCCGGTGATGGACTCCGGGTCAGCCATGATGGCCTCGGGCGTGCCGCAGGAGACCATCCGCCCCCCGTATTCGCCGCCGCCGGGACCCAGGTCGATCACGTGGTCCGAGGCCATGATCACCTCGGTGTTGTGCTCGATGACCACCACCGTGGCCCCGCGTTCCACCAACTGGTTGAGCACCTGGATGAGCTTGCCCACCTCGTGCATGTGCAGGCCGGTGGTGGGCTCGTCCAGGATGTAGAGCGTTCCCGGCAGGCTGCGCTTGCCCAGCTCCCGCGAGATCTTGATGCGCTGGGCCTCGCCGCCGGAGAGCGTGGTGGCCGGCTGCCCCAGGCGGATGTATTCCAGGCCCACCTGCTCAAGAATCTCCAGCCGCCGGGCCAGGGGCGGGTAGTTCTCGAAGAGCCGCCTGGCGTCGGACACGGGCAGGTCCAGCACTTCGGCGATGTTCAGGCCCTTGTGGCGCACCTCCAGGGTCTCGCGGTTGTAGCGCTTGCCGCCGCAGACCTCGCAGGTCACGTGGATGTCGGGCAGGAAGTGCATCTCCACCGCGATCACGCCGTCGCCCTGGCAGGCCTCGCAGCGCCCGCCGCGCACGTTGAAGCTGAAGCGGCCCGGCTTGTAGCCGCGCTTCTTGGCGTCCGAGGTGGAGGCGAAGATCGTGCGGATCTCGTCGAAGATCTTGGTGTAGGTCGCCGGGTTGGAGCGCGGGGTGCGCCCGATGGGGGTCTGGTCGATGGAGACGATCTTCTCGATGCGGTCCTGCCCCTGGATGCCGTCGATGAGCCCGGGCAGGTCCACCTTGATGCCGCGCGAGAGCGCCATGTGCTTGTAGAGCGTGTCCACCACCAGGGAGCTTTTGCCCGAGCCGGAAGGGCCGGTGACGCAGGTCAGGCAGCCCAGGGGGAAGCGCACGTCCAGGTTGCGCAGGTTGTTGGTGCGCGCGCCGCGCACCTCCAGGTAGCCCTGGTGCTCGCGGCGCTTCTCCGGCCTGGGGATGGAGAGGTCGCCGCGCAGGTAGCGCCCGGTGAGCGACTCGGACTCCAACAGGCTCTTGACGTCGCCCTGGAACACGATCTCGCCCCCGAGCATGCCGGAGCCCGGCCCCAGCTCGATGACGTGGTCCGCGCTCTGGATGGTGGCCTCGTCGTGCTCCACCACCAGCACGGTGTTGCCGCGCTCCTTGAGCATGCGCAGGGTGCCCAGCAGGCGCTCGT includes:
- a CDS encoding tetratricopeptide repeat protein — protein: MSDFPVILGVFSLQKIEDVGTGATQSKHEQVTYWYARQLDPAKVETQPLNTYHVPSGIRKAMQLDEFMRTHTPEPRYYEANTVPALRTLKAKIDQGEKFFSMGLLDDAERAFLKALMVDELSVPANYGLGDVYTEQGEFAKLHKVLSVLMGLDDAFTAEYSQKLNSFGINLRKKGLLDESIQFFSRALQIRDNDEHIYFNLARVHFDKGDMQQCIGVLSKATELNPEFAEAHKFIRYCEKMAAPRDAATA